A genomic region of Streptomyces rimosus contains the following coding sequences:
- a CDS encoding N-acetylmuramoyl-L-alanine amidase: MAPPMSANTFLKALRDEGLEVVEVGEWRTHNRDGHGAWGPVHGVVIHHTVTSGTEETVRLCYDGTSALPGPLCHGVITKDGRVHLVGCGRANHAGSGDRDVLNAVIAEKKQLPPTNQYNADGNVHFYGFECENMGDGQDPWPEAQLEAIEKAAAALCRVHGWNEYSVIGHLEWRADKIDPKGFTMKDMRARIGARLK, encoded by the coding sequence ATGGCCCCACCCATGTCCGCGAACACCTTCCTCAAGGCCCTCAGAGACGAGGGTCTGGAGGTCGTCGAGGTCGGCGAGTGGCGCACCCACAACCGCGACGGCCACGGCGCCTGGGGGCCGGTGCACGGCGTGGTGATCCACCACACCGTCACGTCCGGGACCGAGGAGACGGTCCGCCTGTGTTACGACGGCACCTCGGCGCTGCCCGGCCCGCTGTGCCACGGCGTGATCACCAAGGACGGCCGGGTCCACCTGGTCGGCTGCGGCCGGGCCAACCACGCGGGCAGCGGCGACCGGGACGTCCTGAACGCCGTGATCGCCGAGAAGAAGCAGCTTCCCCCCACCAACCAGTACAACGCCGACGGCAACGTCCACTTCTACGGCTTCGAGTGCGAGAACATGGGCGACGGCCAGGACCCCTGGCCCGAGGCCCAGCTGGAGGCCATCGAGAAGGCCGCGGCCGCGCTGTGCCGCGTCCACGGCTGGAACGAGTACTCGGTCATCGGCCACCTGGAATGGCGGGCCGACAAGATAGATCCCAAGGGCTTCACGATGAAGGACATGCGTGCCCGCATCGGCGCCCGGCTGAAGTAG
- a CDS encoding helix-turn-helix domain-containing protein, translated as MSADGDGSVRRGADGECGGYRERASRLPGAVVWAKRAPGGVPGAPQRVLPDGCTDLLWMDGRLTVAGPDTTAHAPAVRPGSLVVGLRFAPGQGPAVLGVPAHVLRDQRVPLDELWPRDRVARLAGTLAGTGSPGRVLEEIAVDRLRAAADPPDPARGMIAAALADGRPVAEVARTVGVGERQLYRRCLTAFGYGPKTLARVLRLVRALELARGGMPYADVAARAGYADQAHLAREVKALAGVPLGVLVASG; from the coding sequence GTGAGTGCGGACGGGGACGGCAGCGTGCGCCGGGGTGCCGACGGGGAGTGCGGCGGGTACCGCGAGCGGGCCTCGCGGCTGCCCGGCGCGGTCGTATGGGCGAAACGGGCGCCCGGCGGCGTCCCGGGGGCGCCGCAGCGGGTGCTGCCCGACGGCTGTACGGACCTGCTGTGGATGGACGGCCGGCTGACCGTGGCCGGCCCGGACACCACCGCCCACGCCCCGGCCGTCCGGCCCGGCTCCCTCGTCGTCGGGCTGCGCTTCGCCCCTGGTCAGGGGCCCGCCGTCCTCGGTGTACCGGCACACGTACTGCGCGATCAGCGGGTGCCGCTGGACGAACTGTGGCCACGGGACCGGGTGGCGCGGCTGGCCGGGACGCTGGCCGGGACCGGATCACCCGGAAGAGTGCTGGAGGAGATCGCGGTGGACCGGCTGCGGGCGGCGGCCGACCCGCCCGACCCGGCGCGCGGGATGATCGCCGCCGCGCTCGCCGACGGCCGCCCGGTGGCGGAGGTGGCCCGGACCGTCGGCGTCGGCGAGCGGCAGCTGTACCGCCGGTGCCTGACGGCGTTCGGCTACGGCCCCAAGACGCTGGCCAGGGTGCTGCGCCTGGTGCGCGCGCTGGAGCTGGCCCGCGGCGGCATGCCGTACGCGGACGTGGCGGCCCGTGCCGGGTACGCGGACCAGGCGCACCTGGCACGCGAGGTGAAGGCGCTGGCAGGGGTCCCGCTGGGGGTGCTGGTGGCCTCGGGTTAG